Proteins from a single region of Palaemon carinicauda isolate YSFRI2023 chromosome 1, ASM3689809v2, whole genome shotgun sequence:
- the LOC137640277 gene encoding photoreceptor-specific nuclear receptor-like: MITPAPFPPPALSIHHHQMTGGLLGGRLSPLGGGGGGVGGRCPTSLSSVCVSTSGIGVSMAPNAMATVSVGSMGVNSMGVGSVGGGRRVSPGLQCLVCGDTSSGKHYGILACNGCSGFFKRSVRRKLIYRCQAGTGACVVDKAHRNQCQACRLKKCLQMGMNKDAVQNERQPRNTATIRPEAFAEMDQERLLREAAVAVGVFTRPPLPLPGLVSAAMGSSRGFLAPPSITTSPFTNNHAHHALASITPAPAPPQPPPPPPPSAVTSNSTNNNNPATINHMSNSSGVGGGGGGGGGGGGGVLSSLQPHSPSKEDLDHGVRGGDSPLDVTGGGSDDTGGPIMPHMPPVSSCSSSSSSGTSFLEAGPLWDPLQESVQETAARLLFMAVKWAKNLPSFSSLPFRDQVVLLEEVWSELFVLNAVQWSLPLPTCPLLSPSAHAHTLAHAHKAAQAAHDIRQLSEVAGAFRDLAVDPAEFAYLKAIVLFRPVRGLKDSAQVESLQDQAQVMLSQHVRAHYPARPARFGRLLLLLATLRSPPPPRVQALFFTATIGNTPMEKILCDMYKS; the protein is encoded by the exons ATGATCACGCCCGCGCCATTTCCTCCTCCTGCTCTGTCAATACACCACCACCAG ATGACCGGAGGGCTCCTAGGTGGGCGGCTCTCTCCTCTTGGAGGTGGGGGAGGGGGCGTAGGAGGACGATGCCCCACCAGTCTCAGCAGCGTCTGCGTCTCCACCAGTGGGATCGGAGTCTCCATGGCGCCCAACGCTATGGCCACCGTCAGTGTTG GAAGCATGGGTGTGAACAGCATGGGCGTAGGTAGCGTGGGCGGAGGGCGGCGCGTCTCCCCAGGACTGCAGTGTCTGGTGTGTGGGGATACATCCTCAGGGAAGCACTACGGCATCCTGGCCTGCAATGGTTGCTCAGGATTCTTCAAGAGATCGGTACGACGCAAACTTATATATAG GTGCCAGGCTGGCACCGGCGCATGCGTGGTTGACAAGGCCCACCGGAACCAGTGCCAGGCGTGTCGCTTAAAGAAATGTCTTCAGATGGGAATGAACAAAGATG CTGTCCAGAACGAGCGGCAGCCGAGGAACACGGCGACCATCAGACCGGAGGCCTTCGCGGAGATGGATCAGGAGAGACTCCTGAGGGAGGCTGCAGTGGCCGTCGGAGTTTTCAC TAGACCTCCGTTACCACTCCCGGGCCTTGTCTCTGCAGCGATGGGATCCTCCCGCGGTTTCCTGGCGCCCCCGTCCATCACTACCTCCCCCTTCACCAACAATCACGCCCATCACGCCCTGGCCTCCATCACGCCTGCACCAGCGCCTCCACAGCCGCCCCCACCGCCCCCGCCTTCGGCCGTGACTTCCAACTCGACTAATAACAACAACCCTGCTACCATCAACCACATGAGCAATTCGAGTGGCgttggaggaggtggaggaggaggaggagggggaggaggaggggtccTTTCAAGTCTTCAGCCTCACTCGCCCTCCAAGGAAGATCTTGACCACG GTGTTCGAGGCGGCGACTCTCCCTTGGACGTGACCGGCGGAGGTAGCGACGATACCGGCGGACCCATCATGCCGCACATGCCTCCGGTTTCCTCCTGTTCCTCGTCGTCGTCCTCCGGGACGTCCTTCTTGGAGGCGGGGCCCTTGTGGGATCCCCTGCAGGAGTCCGTTCAGGAGACGGCCGCCAGACTCCTCTTCATGGCTGTTAAATGGGCCAAGAATCTTCCCTCCTTCAGTAGTTTACCTTTCCGGGATCAG GTTGTGCTACTCGAAGAAGTCTGGTCGGAGTTGTTCGTCCTCAACGCAGTTCAGTGGTCATTACCCTTGCCCACATGCCCATTATTATCTCCTTCAGCTCACGCCCATACACTCGCTCACGCCCACAAAGCTGCCCAGGCCGCCCATGATATCAGACAACTATCAGAGGTGGCCGGAGCATTTAGAGATCTTGCTGTGGATCCAGCAGAATTTGCTTATCTTAAAGCAATCGTTCTATTCCGACCAG TGCGTGGACTCAAAGACTCAGCCCAAGTAGAGTCTCTGCAGGATCAAGCCCAAGTAATGCTGAGCCAGCACGTCCGAGCTCACTATCCAGCGCGACCGGCCCGTTTCGGTCGGCTACTACTTCTTCTAGCAACTCTCCGGTCGCCACCTCCTCCAAGGGTCCAGGCTCTCTTCTTCACAGCTACCATAGGAAATACCCCCATGGAAAAGATCCTATGCGATATGTATAAGAGCTGA